From the Rhodococcus sp. NBC_00297 genome, one window contains:
- the glgP gene encoding alpha-glucan family phosphorylase, with protein sequence MKALRRFTVRAQLPARLSGLAELSVNLRWSWHPPTLELFESIDPDLWVSGDRDPVRILGEVRSSRLEDLANDDAFVQRVDDLVADLHLYLAQPRWFQQQVDSGADLPVGIAYFSMEFGVSEVLPNYSGGLGILAGDHLKAASDLGLPLIGVGLLYRSGYFRQSLTADGWQAERYPSLDPQGLPLRLLTDESDSPVLVHVAMPGDRVLRARIWIAQVGRIPLLLLDSDIADNDPELRGVTDRLYGGDQDHRVKQEILAGVGGVRAVRAYTEYHSLPAPSVFHMNEGHAGFLGLERIRELHAGGLDFDSALAAVRASTVFTTHTPVPAGIDRFPADLVRLYFGDGTAESSLLPGIEMERILELGRESDPAVFNMAHMGLRSAQRANGVSKLHGIVSRGMFDELWPGFDASDVPIGSVTNGVHAPTWASQRWLDLAARTVGTRTMEEAQGWEQLAEVSASDLWETRSALRSDLVAEVRRRVRHSALERGSTDAELAWTDDVFDPSVLTVGFARRVPTYKRLTLMLRQPERLRAMLLDPVRPVQLVVAGKSHPADDGGKALIQQIVRFADQHDVRHRIVFLPDYDMSMARYLYWGCDVWLNNPLRPLEACGTSGMKSALNGGLNLSIRDGWWDEMYDGENGWAIPTADGVVDENRRDDLEAAALYELLEKSVLPKFYDRGDDGLPARWVEMVRHTLTVTGPKVLASRMVRDYTQQYYGPATRAGAAAISDDYAGAKAMADYRRRVDAAWPAVTVTDVEADGLPDTPVLGSTLTLSATVGLGGLGPSDVSVQAVFGHVDQDEQLGDVVTVPMLHQGSAAGGERFLADTTLPLSGSVGYTVRVLPHHPLLAGDAELGRVAGPSPM encoded by the coding sequence GTGAAAGCACTCCGCAGATTCACCGTCCGCGCGCAGCTCCCGGCCCGACTCTCCGGACTCGCCGAACTGTCCGTCAACCTGCGATGGTCGTGGCATCCGCCGACCCTGGAGCTGTTCGAGAGCATCGATCCGGACCTGTGGGTCAGTGGTGACCGCGATCCGGTGCGCATCCTCGGCGAGGTGCGCTCGTCCCGCCTCGAGGACCTGGCGAACGACGACGCGTTCGTCCAGCGCGTGGATGATCTCGTCGCCGATCTGCACCTCTACCTGGCGCAACCCCGATGGTTCCAGCAGCAGGTCGACTCCGGTGCGGATCTGCCGGTGGGCATCGCGTACTTCTCGATGGAGTTCGGCGTCTCCGAGGTGCTGCCCAACTACTCCGGTGGTCTCGGCATCCTCGCCGGCGATCACCTCAAGGCCGCGTCCGATCTGGGGTTGCCCCTCATCGGCGTGGGCCTGCTGTACCGCTCCGGGTACTTCCGCCAGTCGCTGACGGCCGACGGCTGGCAGGCCGAGCGGTATCCGTCCCTCGACCCGCAGGGTCTGCCGCTGCGACTGCTCACCGACGAGTCCGATTCCCCGGTGCTCGTCCACGTCGCGATGCCGGGCGACCGCGTGCTGCGCGCGCGTATCTGGATCGCCCAGGTCGGACGCATCCCGCTGCTGCTGCTGGACTCCGACATCGCCGACAACGATCCCGAGCTGCGCGGCGTGACCGATCGCCTCTACGGCGGCGATCAGGACCACCGGGTGAAGCAGGAGATCCTGGCCGGGGTCGGCGGCGTCCGCGCCGTGCGCGCCTACACCGAGTACCACTCGCTTCCCGCGCCCAGCGTCTTCCACATGAACGAGGGCCACGCCGGCTTCCTCGGTCTCGAGCGCATCCGTGAACTGCACGCGGGCGGGCTGGACTTCGATTCCGCGCTCGCCGCGGTGCGAGCGTCCACCGTCTTCACGACGCACACTCCCGTGCCCGCCGGTATCGACCGCTTCCCCGCGGATCTGGTGCGCCTCTACTTCGGAGACGGCACGGCGGAGTCGTCGCTGCTGCCCGGCATCGAGATGGAACGCATCCTCGAACTCGGCCGCGAGAGCGACCCCGCGGTGTTCAACATGGCCCACATGGGGCTGCGGTCGGCGCAGCGCGCGAACGGAGTCTCCAAGCTCCACGGCATCGTCAGTCGCGGCATGTTCGACGAACTCTGGCCCGGATTCGACGCGTCCGACGTCCCCATCGGCTCGGTCACCAACGGCGTGCACGCACCGACGTGGGCGTCGCAGCGGTGGCTCGACCTCGCGGCGCGCACGGTGGGAACCCGCACGATGGAGGAGGCGCAGGGCTGGGAGCAGCTGGCCGAGGTCTCCGCATCGGACCTGTGGGAGACGCGTTCGGCGCTGCGGTCCGATCTGGTCGCGGAAGTGCGCCGCCGCGTGCGCCACTCGGCCCTCGAGCGCGGGTCCACCGACGCCGAACTCGCGTGGACGGACGACGTGTTCGACCCGTCGGTGCTCACGGTCGGATTCGCGCGCCGTGTCCCCACCTACAAGCGACTGACGTTGATGCTGCGGCAACCTGAGCGCCTGCGCGCCATGCTGCTCGATCCGGTCCGCCCGGTACAGCTGGTGGTGGCCGGCAAGTCGCACCCCGCGGACGACGGTGGCAAGGCGCTGATCCAGCAGATCGTGCGATTCGCCGATCAGCACGACGTTCGGCACCGCATCGTCTTCCTGCCCGACTACGACATGTCGATGGCCCGCTACCTCTACTGGGGATGCGACGTCTGGCTCAACAACCCGTTGCGGCCGCTCGAGGCGTGCGGCACCTCGGGCATGAAGTCCGCTCTCAACGGTGGACTGAACCTCTCCATCCGGGACGGATGGTGGGACGAGATGTACGACGGGGAGAACGGCTGGGCCATCCCCACCGCCGACGGCGTCGTCGACGAGAACCGCCGCGACGATCTCGAGGCCGCGGCGCTGTACGAGTTGCTCGAGAAGTCGGTGCTCCCCAAGTTCTACGACCGGGGCGACGACGGGTTGCCGGCGCGCTGGGTCGAGATGGTGCGGCACACCCTCACGGTCACGGGCCCGAAGGTGTTGGCGTCCAGGATGGTTCGCGACTACACGCAGCAGTACTACGGTCCCGCCACCCGGGCGGGTGCGGCGGCGATCTCCGACGACTACGCCGGTGCGAAGGCCATGGCCGACTATCGGCGCCGCGTCGATGCGGCGTGGCCCGCGGTCACGGTGACCGACGTCGAGGCGGACGGGCTGCCGGACACCCCGGTGCTGGGTTCGACACTCACCCTGTCCGCGACGGTGGGGCTCGGCGGACTCGGCCCGTCGGACGTGTCCGTGCAGGCCGTGTTCGGCCACGTCGATCAGGACGAGCAGCTCGGCGACGTCGTGACGGTCCCGATGCTGCACCAGGGATCGGCCGCGGGCGGCGAGCGGTTCCTCGCCGACACGACGCTGCCGCTCTCCGGGTCGGTCGGATACACGGTGCGGGTCCTGCCGCACCATCCGCTGCTCGCGGGAGACGCCGAGCTCGGTCGGGTGGCGGGTCCGTCCCCGATGTAG
- a CDS encoding ATP-dependent DNA helicase → MPPKSKSELPTVPSLLSTAVTALGGTERTAQLTMASAVAHSIDTGEHLAVQAGTGTGKSLAYLVPSLRHAVTSGKTVVVSTATIALQRQLVDRDLPRLSKALTTALAHEPTFAILKGRGNYLCLNKLHGAPSDAPEEELFDAFAVSRLGREVKRITEWSSDTETGDRDELNPGVSDQAWRQMSVTSRECLGKSRCPYGEDCFAELARVDAARADVVVTNHAMLAIDAITGISVLPEHDVVVVDEAHELVDRVTSAATAEMSATAVGAAMRRCGKLVEDEILDRLAGAAEGFAALLDELEGGRWEELPPGASQTIASVRDAAWAVRTAIGPAKQGGAAADPDAAAARTAALAAIDDVHDTAVRILETYEESDPAKRRDVVWLAVDEFRGVVKRVVRVAPLSVGGLLRTRLFAESTVVLTSATLTVGGSFDGLAVNWGLPAANPTRVDAALATGTEAPSDADTFRWNSLDVGSPFDHGRAGILYIAKHLTAPGRDGTSPSQLDEIAGLVRAAGGRTLGLFSSMRAAKAAAAEMRERLDTPVLCQGDDATGALVERFAQDEATSLFGTLSLWQGVDVPGRSLTLVIVDRIPFPRPDDPLLVARQRAVESRGGNGFLAVAANHAALLLAQGVGRLLRSVDDKGVVAVLDSRLATARYGGYLRASLPPFWETTDPEIVRKALTRLTATQT, encoded by the coding sequence GTGCCGCCGAAGTCGAAGTCCGAGTTACCCACCGTTCCGAGTCTGCTCAGCACCGCGGTGACGGCGCTCGGCGGCACCGAGCGCACGGCCCAGCTCACCATGGCCTCGGCCGTCGCGCACAGCATCGACACCGGCGAGCACCTCGCGGTGCAGGCGGGCACCGGCACCGGCAAGTCGCTCGCCTACCTGGTTCCGTCGCTGCGGCACGCCGTGACGTCGGGGAAGACCGTCGTCGTGTCCACGGCGACCATCGCGCTGCAGCGTCAGCTGGTCGACCGCGACCTGCCCCGTCTGTCGAAGGCTCTCACCACGGCCCTCGCGCACGAACCGACATTCGCGATCCTCAAAGGCCGCGGCAACTACCTGTGCCTCAACAAACTGCACGGCGCACCGTCCGACGCTCCGGAGGAGGAGCTGTTCGACGCCTTCGCCGTGTCGCGGCTCGGCCGTGAGGTCAAGCGCATCACCGAGTGGTCCTCGGACACCGAGACCGGTGACCGCGACGAGCTGAACCCGGGCGTGTCCGATCAGGCCTGGCGGCAGATGAGCGTGACCTCCCGCGAGTGTCTGGGGAAGTCGCGCTGCCCCTACGGCGAGGACTGCTTCGCCGAGCTCGCTCGGGTGGACGCGGCGCGCGCCGACGTCGTCGTCACCAATCACGCGATGCTCGCCATCGACGCCATCACCGGCATCTCGGTGCTGCCCGAACACGACGTCGTCGTGGTGGACGAGGCGCACGAGCTCGTGGACCGGGTGACGTCCGCGGCGACGGCGGAGATGTCCGCGACCGCGGTCGGCGCCGCCATGCGGCGCTGCGGGAAGCTCGTGGAGGACGAGATCCTCGACCGACTGGCCGGCGCCGCAGAGGGTTTCGCCGCGTTGCTCGACGAACTCGAGGGCGGACGCTGGGAGGAGTTACCCCCCGGCGCGTCCCAGACGATCGCGAGCGTCCGCGACGCCGCGTGGGCCGTGCGCACGGCCATCGGGCCGGCCAAGCAGGGCGGCGCCGCCGCGGACCCCGACGCGGCGGCCGCGCGGACCGCGGCTCTCGCCGCCATCGACGACGTGCACGACACCGCGGTGCGCATTCTCGAGACGTACGAGGAGAGCGATCCCGCGAAGCGGCGGGACGTGGTGTGGTTGGCCGTCGACGAGTTCCGCGGCGTCGTGAAGCGGGTGGTCCGGGTGGCACCGCTGTCCGTCGGCGGACTGCTCCGGACCCGGCTGTTCGCGGAGTCGACCGTGGTCCTCACCTCCGCGACGCTCACCGTGGGCGGCTCGTTCGACGGTCTCGCCGTCAACTGGGGTCTGCCGGCCGCCAATCCCACCCGCGTCGACGCGGCCCTCGCGACCGGCACCGAGGCACCGTCCGACGCGGACACGTTCCGGTGGAACTCGCTCGACGTCGGATCGCCGTTCGACCACGGCAGGGCCGGCATCCTCTACATCGCCAAGCACCTCACCGCACCGGGGCGCGACGGTACGTCGCCGAGTCAGCTCGACGAGATAGCGGGGCTCGTGCGCGCCGCGGGTGGCCGCACTCTGGGCCTGTTCTCGTCGATGCGGGCGGCGAAGGCCGCGGCGGCCGAGATGCGCGAACGGCTGGACACCCCCGTGCTGTGCCAGGGCGACGACGCCACCGGCGCCCTGGTCGAGCGCTTCGCGCAGGACGAGGCCACGTCACTGTTCGGCACGCTCTCCCTGTGGCAGGGCGTCGACGTCCCCGGTCGGTCACTGACCCTCGTGATCGTCGACCGCATCCCGTTCCCGCGACCCGACGATCCGCTGCTGGTGGCGCGGCAGCGCGCCGTCGAGTCGCGCGGAGGCAACGGGTTCCTCGCCGTCGCCGCGAACCACGCGGCGCTACTGCTGGCCCAGGGTGTCGGCCGACTGCTCCGCAGCGTCGACGACAAGGGCGTCGTCGCCGTGCTCGACTCCCGACTGGCCACGGCGCGATACGGCGGCTACCTCCGGGCGTCGCTCCCACCGTTCTGGGAGACGACGGACCCGGAGATCGTGCGCAAGGCGCTGACGCGCCTCACCGCCACCCAGACCTGA
- a CDS encoding isochorismatase family protein translates to MATALVVVDVQNDFCEGGSLAVEGGARVAAAVSTLVAGASYDAVVATRDHHVDPGAHFSETPDYVDSWPRHCVVGTPGCDFHPDLDLTPIEAVFSKGEYDAAYSGFEGADESGTGLAEWLRARNIDAVHVVGLATDHCVRATARDAARAGFETTVLLDYCAAVSPTTVPAVLAELADEGVHADR, encoded by the coding sequence GTGGCCACCGCACTCGTCGTCGTCGACGTCCAGAACGATTTCTGTGAGGGCGGCTCGCTGGCCGTCGAAGGCGGGGCGCGAGTCGCCGCCGCCGTCAGCACGCTCGTCGCCGGCGCGAGCTACGACGCCGTCGTCGCGACACGTGATCACCACGTCGACCCCGGCGCCCACTTCTCCGAGACCCCGGACTACGTCGACAGCTGGCCGCGGCACTGCGTCGTCGGCACACCCGGCTGCGACTTCCACCCCGATCTCGACCTCACCCCGATCGAGGCAGTCTTCTCGAAGGGCGAGTACGACGCGGCCTACTCCGGTTTCGAGGGTGCCGACGAGTCCGGCACAGGCCTCGCGGAGTGGCTCCGCGCTCGGAACATCGACGCCGTCCACGTCGTCGGCCTGGCCACCGATCACTGCGTCCGCGCCACGGCCCGCGACGCCGCGCGCGCCGGCTTCGAGACGACGGTGCTGCTGGACTACTGCGCCGCGGTGAGCCCCACGACGGTGCCGGCAGTTCTCGCCGAACTCGCCGACGAGGGTGTACACGCCGACCGCTGA